In one Gracilinanus agilis isolate LMUSP501 chromosome 6, AgileGrace, whole genome shotgun sequence genomic region, the following are encoded:
- the LOC123251368 gene encoding olfactory receptor 5B12-like, with protein sequence MDNSTEVNHFILVGLTDTPELQLPLFIIFTLIYLITLVGNLGIVALIFWNSHLHTPMYFFLSNLSLVDFGYSSTITPKVMVGFLTGNKSISYNGCATQMFFFAAFATIENYLLASMAYDRHAAVCMPLHYTTTMTSRVCAGLVVGAFIYGSLTSSIQIGNTFSLSFCSSNVVNHFFCDIPPLLALSCSDIHKNELVLFILAGFNAFCALLVILTSYLFIFIAILRIRSVEGRQKAFSTCASHLSVVSIFYGTIIFMYLQPSSHHTMDTDKIASVFYTMIIPMLNPLVYSLRNKEVHNAFKKVTGGQNIH encoded by the coding sequence ATGGATAACAGCACGGAGGTGAATCATTTCATTCTCGTAGGATTAACAGATACCCCAGAGCTTCAATTACCCCTATTCATAATTTTCACTCTCATTTACCTCATCACTTTGGTGGGGAACCTGGGAATTGTAGCCTTGATCTTCTGGAACTCCCATCTCCATACTCCCATGTACTTTTTCCTGAGTAACCTTTCCCTGGTAGATTTTGGTTACTCCTCAACAATTACACCCAAGGTGATGGTTGGATTCCTCACAGGAAACAAGTCCATCTCCTATAATGGATGTGCAACACAAATGTTCTTCTTTGCAGCCTTTGCCACTATTGAAAATTATCTCCTAGCCTCCATGGCTTATGATCGCCATGCAGCAGTGTGCATGCCCTTACATTACACAACCACCATGACATCAAGAGTATGTGCTGGTTTAGTGGTGGGTGCCTTTATCTATGGTTCTTTGACCTCCTCCATCCAAATAGGAAATACCTTCAGTCTTTCTTTCTGTAGTTCCAATGTGGTCAATCACTTTTTCTGTGACATTCCCCCACTTCTGGCTCTCTCTTGTTCTGATATCCATAAAAATGAATTAGTTCTCTTTATCTTAGCAGGATTCAATGCCTTTTGTGCCCTTTTGGTCATCTTGACTTCttacttatttatctttattGCTATCCTCAGAATACGCTCCGTTGAGGGCCGTCAGAAAGCTTTCTCTACTTGTGCTTCCCACCTCTCAGTAGTGTCCATATTTTATGGGACAATTATTTTCATGTACTTACAACCAAGCTCTCATCATACCATGGACACAGACAAAATTGCATCTGTTTTCTATACAATGATCATTCCTATGTTGAACCCTCTGGTTTATAGCTTGAGGAACAAAGAAGTGCATAATGCTTTCAAAAAAGTTACTGGGGggcaaaatattcattaa